The region TTTGTAAGTATTACCATTAACTTTAATATAACTGTCAGATTTTATAACCCACCTATTCACTTCTTTATTAGCTTCCTTAGCCATGTCCAGAAGTTGTGTACCGTATTTTTTTCCTTGAATTGCAGAATCTAAAATTGCTAAAAACCATCTTTCATTATCTCTGATGAAGTCTGAGTACCAACCTTTGACTTTATTTTTTTCATCTGTTACCAGGGTATGATTCTTATCTTTTAGCTTTTTTAAATAATCATCCAATTCTGATTCAATTAATTATGTAACTCTTGACCCAACCATTTGCTCTACTTCTTTTTAGCTTTTATGTGTCCATGGAAATTTCTCATACCAAAATTTAGTTACTTCAGAGGTGGTCATTGATTGGGTGATTTTGCTATGCTCTTCAGTTACTTGTACTCCGAAATAAGAAAAAATTTCTTTTTCTGCCTGCTTCCAAATCTTTTCTGTGTCAATTATAACACCATCCATATCAAAAGAAAACTTACCTTTCCTTCATAAAACCTTTCTAGTAATGAAGCCTAAAATCATAATTTTTGATGTGAATGAAACCCTTTTAAACCTAATCCCTTTAAAAGAAGAGATAAATGCCGCTCTGGAACATGAAATGGGTTTTGAGGTTTGGTTTCCAAAATTACTGCATTATTCCCTGGTGGAAACCACTACCGGTACCTACAATAATTTTAGTGAAATTGCCGCGGCTACCTTTAAAATGATCTCGGGGAAATTTGATAAGGATTTTTCTGATTCAGAAATTAAAAATATTCTTTCTGAAATCACTAAACTCCCTCCCTATCCAGATGTAAAACCAGGTTTGAAACAATTAAAAAATGCAGGCTATAAGCTTATTGCTTTTAGCAATGGCAAACCCGATGTTTTAAATGCACAGCTTAAATTTGCTGAAATAGATTCATTATTTGAAGGAATTTATAGCGTTGAAGAAATTAAAAAATACAAACCACATCCAGAAAGCTATCAATATATTCTAAACAAATACCAGGTTAAAGCTCAAAAAGCTTTAATGGTAGCGGCTCACTCCTGGGATATTATAGGTGCGCAACATGCCGGTTTGCAAACCTGTTTTGTAGAAAGACCCGGGAAAAAGTTTTATGATTTAGCCGAAAAACCTAATTTTTCAGTTTCAGAAATCACTTCTATTTTAGAGCAAATTAGCTAAAAAATGGGAAAACCACGGCTGCGCTTATTCCGAATAAAATATGGGCAATAATAAGTTGATGGTAGAATTGACTAAAATCAATTTCAGGAGGGTTTCTATTTAATTTAAACATCACCTTCCACCCTACAATCCCAACAATTCCAGCTATAAAACCCAAAAGAGCACCGGAAATTATTCCGACTGAAAAGTTGGTAAATTCCCATATAAGACAAAAAATAAAAACAAAGATCCAACCGATTATAAAATGAATAATCCAGCCAAAAAAATGATTTTTTGAAGGCTTTAGACTAATCATTTTAGATCTTGAAATTAAAGTGTTTAACAACTCTGGTTCCCTAAATTGTTTTGCTTTAAAATTAGAAAACAGATAACTAAAAACTGTCATTACAGTAGTCGCAACAAAACCCGAAGCTAAAATTGAGAAAACATCCATTGATTATTTTTTTGCAAAATAAATATAAGTAAAATACAAGCTTCCTGATATATAAAATTTTAGTCTTGTTCGATTAAAAAACTATAAAAGCTTCTAAAGGGCCTGTCATTAGATTGATCCATTAAATCAAGAAACTTTACCAGACCAAAAATGATTAAAACTGTTCTTGTGATTTTTTTCGCCTTCCGCTCATCTACATAAAATGGACACATGCTTAACAATTAATTTACCTTAAATTAACCTTCAGCTCATTCTATTAGGCTATCTTAAAAAAACTTATAGCAAACAGGTAAGCCTATATCAAAAGGCCTACAAAGCTTTTCTGTACTCGAATTATGAAACTTGAGAGCGAATGAAAGTATTTGGAAAAATAATAATGACCCTCGCGGTTTTACTAGGAAGTTTTGTGCTGATTGGCACTTTTACTTATGAACAGGAAAGTACCTTAAATGCCCCTCCAAAAATATTTGCTTTAGTTTTAGGCCTGGGAACCCTTGCTGCTATTTTTGTAATTTGGCAAAGAAAAAGTAATACTTCAGAAGAAGAAAACAATGCCGATTTTTAATTCTTCACTCTCCCTGTAAATTTCTTTACTTCATATTTCTGTTTCCTTTAGAAAGTTAAATCGGTCTAAAAGCCTTGTTATAATTCGCCTTTCTTACTCCTGATCACTAATTTTAGTAAAAATGCTAGAAAATGGAAAAAATTGAATTAGGAAAATCTGGATTAAAATCGGCTCCGATTATTTTTGGTGGTAATGTTTTTGGATGGACTCTCGATGAAAAAGAATCTTTTAAAATGCTTGACGAGCTATATGAACTCGGCTTCACTACCATAGACACTGCCGATGTTTATTCCCGTTGGGCAGATGCGGTTCCACACGGTACTTCAGAACGAATTATTGGCAAATGGATAAAAGACAGAAGAGTTAGGGATAAAATTAATTTAATTACCAAAGGCGGGTCTAGTTTGCAACCCGGCGGACCAAAAAATAATTCTCGAGATTATCTTACCGGGGCAGTGCAGGATTCACTCTCAAGGCTACAAACCGATTAT is a window of Salegentibacter salegens DNA encoding:
- a CDS encoding GNAT family N-acetyltransferase, with product MDDYLKKLKDKNHTLVTDEKNKVKGWYSDFIRDNERWFLAILDSAIQGKKYGTQLLDMAKEANKEVNRWVIKSDSYIKVNGNTYKSPIEFYRKNGFKILDNTQLKNNQISAIKVQWVKTGYNSDSFQIANIIENL
- a CDS encoding HAD family hydrolase, translating into MDGVIIDTEKIWKQAEKEIFSYFGVQVTEEHSKITQSMTTSEVTKFWYEKFPWTHKS
- a CDS encoding haloacid dehalogenase type II — protein: MKPKIIIFDVNETLLNLIPLKEEINAALEHEMGFEVWFPKLLHYSLVETTTGTYNNFSEIAAATFKMISGKFDKDFSDSEIKNILSEITKLPPYPDVKPGLKQLKNAGYKLIAFSNGKPDVLNAQLKFAEIDSLFEGIYSVEEIKKYKPHPESYQYILNKYQVKAQKALMVAAHSWDIIGAQHAGLQTCFVERPGKKFYDLAEKPNFSVSEITSILEQIS